From the genome of Globicephala melas chromosome 14, mGloMel1.2, whole genome shotgun sequence, one region includes:
- the FBXO5 gene encoding F-box only protein 5 isoform X1, with the protein MSRCPCSCSPRPPSGSCRCSYGVLTAAGRPRSLDGCKEESSTVSVKMKCDFNYNHVHSGIKPVKPDDSRRQGSYTTANLEGSYKDFIKDYERLSDIGSPIVSPRIVELETESKPLHNKENLHVQQTLQSSNDIEELETSGPYEDSGYSSFSQQSGLNEHEDSSLPLVENFSDSPQSCLLRTQSPDQYPNKNLLPALHFEKVVCSTLKKNCKRNPKIDWEKLKEFISSGNFRLQNIIGRKMGLDCVDILSELFRRGLKHLLGNILTQLSDMDLINVSKVSTTWKKILEDDKGALQLYNKAIQRITEKNIKFSPHASTRDYVLFRTPLVSVQKSATQTLPKKEAQTKLPDPGDQKGSTYSRHSEFSEAARTLKKNESLKACIRCNSPAKYDCYLQRATCKREGCGFDYCTRCLCNYHTTEDCSNGKPLKASYKMGPLPGTKKSKKNLRRL; encoded by the exons ATGAGCCGGTGCCCCTGCAGCTGTTCCCCACGGCCGCCCTCCGGTTCCTGCCGCTGCAGCTACGGCGTCCTGACAGCCGCCGGGCGCCCTCGCTCCTTGGACG GTTGTAAAGAAGAAAGTTCCACTGTCTCTGTCAAAATGAAGTGTGATTTTAACTATAACCATGTTCATTCTGGAATTAAACCGGTAAAGCCTGATGACAGTAGAAGACAAGGTTCCTACACTACTGCGAATTTGGAAGGTTCTTATAAAGACTTCATTAAAGACTATGAAAGGTTATCAGATATTGGGTCACCGATTGTGAGCCCCAGGATTGTAGAACTTGAAACTGAGAGCAAGCCCTTGCATAATAAGGAAAATCTACATGTACAGCAAACACTTCAGAGTTCAAATGACATAGAAGAACTAGAGACCAGTGGACCTTATGAAgacagtggctactcttcattttccCAGCAAAGTGGCCTCAATGAACATGAAGACAGTAGCCTTCCCCTGGTGGAAAATTTCAGTGACAGTCCACAATCTTGCCTGCTACGGACACAAAGCCCAGACCAATATCCCAACAAAAACTTGCTGCCGGCTCTTCATTTTGAAAAAGTGGTttgttcaacattaaaaaaaaattgtaaacgaAATCCTAAAATAGATTGGGAGAAGCTCAAGGAATTTATATCCAGTGGAAATTTTAGACTACAGAATATAATTGGCAGGAAAATGGGCCTAGACTGTGTAGATATTCTCAGTGAACTCTTTCGAAGGGGACTCAAACATCTCTTAGGAAATATTTTGACACAGCTCAGTGATATGGACTTAATCAA TGTGTCTAAAGTGAGCACAACTTGGAAGAAGATTCTAGAAGATGATAAGGGGGCATTGCAATTGTACAATAAAGCAATACAAAGAATTACC gaaaagaaCATTAAGTTTTCACCACACGCTTCAACCAGAGACTATGTTTTATTCAGAACCCCATTAGTATCTGTGCAAAAGTCAGCCACCCAGACTCTCCCCAAAAAAGAAGCTCAAACCAAGTTACCTGATCCAGGTGATCAGAAAGGTTCTACTTACAGTCGACACAGTGAATTCTCTGag gcTGCCAgaactttgaaaaagaatgagaGCCTCAAAGCCTGTATTCGCTGTAATTCACCTGCAAAATACGATTGTTATTTACAACGGGCAACCTGTAAACGAGAAGGCTGTGGATTTGATTATTGCACAAGGTGCCTGTGTAATTATCATACCACTGAAGACTGTTCAAATGGCAAGCCCCTAAAAGCCAGTTATAAAATGGGTCCTTTGCCTGGTACTAAGAAAAGCAAGAAGAATTTACGACGACTGTGA
- the FBXO5 gene encoding F-box only protein 5 isoform X3, with product MKCDFNYNHVHSGIKPVKPDDSRRQGSYTTANLEGSYKDFIKDYERLSDIGSPIVSPRIVELETESKPLHNKENLHVQQTLQSSNDIEELETSGPYEDSGYSSFSQQSGLNEHEDSSLPLVENFSDSPQSCLLRTQSPDQYPNKNLLPALHFEKVVCSTLKKNCKRNPKIDWEKLKEFISSGNFRLQNIIGRKMGLDCVDILSELFRRGLKHLLGNILTQLSDMDLINVSKVSTTWKKILEDDKGALQLYNKAIQRITEKNIKFSPHASTRDYVLFRTPLVSVQKSATQTLPKKEAQTKLPDPGDQKGSTYSRHSEFSEAARTLKKNESLKACIRCNSPAKYDCYLQRATCKREGCGFDYCTRCLCNYHTTEDCSNGKPLKASYKMGPLPGTKKSKKNLRRL from the exons ATGAAGTGTGATTTTAACTATAACCATGTTCATTCTGGAATTAAACCGGTAAAGCCTGATGACAGTAGAAGACAAGGTTCCTACACTACTGCGAATTTGGAAGGTTCTTATAAAGACTTCATTAAAGACTATGAAAGGTTATCAGATATTGGGTCACCGATTGTGAGCCCCAGGATTGTAGAACTTGAAACTGAGAGCAAGCCCTTGCATAATAAGGAAAATCTACATGTACAGCAAACACTTCAGAGTTCAAATGACATAGAAGAACTAGAGACCAGTGGACCTTATGAAgacagtggctactcttcattttccCAGCAAAGTGGCCTCAATGAACATGAAGACAGTAGCCTTCCCCTGGTGGAAAATTTCAGTGACAGTCCACAATCTTGCCTGCTACGGACACAAAGCCCAGACCAATATCCCAACAAAAACTTGCTGCCGGCTCTTCATTTTGAAAAAGTGGTttgttcaacattaaaaaaaaattgtaaacgaAATCCTAAAATAGATTGGGAGAAGCTCAAGGAATTTATATCCAGTGGAAATTTTAGACTACAGAATATAATTGGCAGGAAAATGGGCCTAGACTGTGTAGATATTCTCAGTGAACTCTTTCGAAGGGGACTCAAACATCTCTTAGGAAATATTTTGACACAGCTCAGTGATATGGACTTAATCAA TGTGTCTAAAGTGAGCACAACTTGGAAGAAGATTCTAGAAGATGATAAGGGGGCATTGCAATTGTACAATAAAGCAATACAAAGAATTACC gaaaagaaCATTAAGTTTTCACCACACGCTTCAACCAGAGACTATGTTTTATTCAGAACCCCATTAGTATCTGTGCAAAAGTCAGCCACCCAGACTCTCCCCAAAAAAGAAGCTCAAACCAAGTTACCTGATCCAGGTGATCAGAAAGGTTCTACTTACAGTCGACACAGTGAATTCTCTGag gcTGCCAgaactttgaaaaagaatgagaGCCTCAAAGCCTGTATTCGCTGTAATTCACCTGCAAAATACGATTGTTATTTACAACGGGCAACCTGTAAACGAGAAGGCTGTGGATTTGATTATTGCACAAGGTGCCTGTGTAATTATCATACCACTGAAGACTGTTCAAATGGCAAGCCCCTAAAAGCCAGTTATAAAATGGGTCCTTTGCCTGGTACTAAGAAAAGCAAGAAGAATTTACGACGACTGTGA
- the FBXO5 gene encoding F-box only protein 5 isoform X2: protein MRGCKEESSTVSVKMKCDFNYNHVHSGIKPVKPDDSRRQGSYTTANLEGSYKDFIKDYERLSDIGSPIVSPRIVELETESKPLHNKENLHVQQTLQSSNDIEELETSGPYEDSGYSSFSQQSGLNEHEDSSLPLVENFSDSPQSCLLRTQSPDQYPNKNLLPALHFEKVVCSTLKKNCKRNPKIDWEKLKEFISSGNFRLQNIIGRKMGLDCVDILSELFRRGLKHLLGNILTQLSDMDLINVSKVSTTWKKILEDDKGALQLYNKAIQRITEKNIKFSPHASTRDYVLFRTPLVSVQKSATQTLPKKEAQTKLPDPGDQKGSTYSRHSEFSEAARTLKKNESLKACIRCNSPAKYDCYLQRATCKREGCGFDYCTRCLCNYHTTEDCSNGKPLKASYKMGPLPGTKKSKKNLRRL, encoded by the exons ATGCGTG GTTGTAAAGAAGAAAGTTCCACTGTCTCTGTCAAAATGAAGTGTGATTTTAACTATAACCATGTTCATTCTGGAATTAAACCGGTAAAGCCTGATGACAGTAGAAGACAAGGTTCCTACACTACTGCGAATTTGGAAGGTTCTTATAAAGACTTCATTAAAGACTATGAAAGGTTATCAGATATTGGGTCACCGATTGTGAGCCCCAGGATTGTAGAACTTGAAACTGAGAGCAAGCCCTTGCATAATAAGGAAAATCTACATGTACAGCAAACACTTCAGAGTTCAAATGACATAGAAGAACTAGAGACCAGTGGACCTTATGAAgacagtggctactcttcattttccCAGCAAAGTGGCCTCAATGAACATGAAGACAGTAGCCTTCCCCTGGTGGAAAATTTCAGTGACAGTCCACAATCTTGCCTGCTACGGACACAAAGCCCAGACCAATATCCCAACAAAAACTTGCTGCCGGCTCTTCATTTTGAAAAAGTGGTttgttcaacattaaaaaaaaattgtaaacgaAATCCTAAAATAGATTGGGAGAAGCTCAAGGAATTTATATCCAGTGGAAATTTTAGACTACAGAATATAATTGGCAGGAAAATGGGCCTAGACTGTGTAGATATTCTCAGTGAACTCTTTCGAAGGGGACTCAAACATCTCTTAGGAAATATTTTGACACAGCTCAGTGATATGGACTTAATCAA TGTGTCTAAAGTGAGCACAACTTGGAAGAAGATTCTAGAAGATGATAAGGGGGCATTGCAATTGTACAATAAAGCAATACAAAGAATTACC gaaaagaaCATTAAGTTTTCACCACACGCTTCAACCAGAGACTATGTTTTATTCAGAACCCCATTAGTATCTGTGCAAAAGTCAGCCACCCAGACTCTCCCCAAAAAAGAAGCTCAAACCAAGTTACCTGATCCAGGTGATCAGAAAGGTTCTACTTACAGTCGACACAGTGAATTCTCTGag gcTGCCAgaactttgaaaaagaatgagaGCCTCAAAGCCTGTATTCGCTGTAATTCACCTGCAAAATACGATTGTTATTTACAACGGGCAACCTGTAAACGAGAAGGCTGTGGATTTGATTATTGCACAAGGTGCCTGTGTAATTATCATACCACTGAAGACTGTTCAAATGGCAAGCCCCTAAAAGCCAGTTATAAAATGGGTCCTTTGCCTGGTACTAAGAAAAGCAAGAAGAATTTACGACGACTGTGA